From a single Bufo bufo chromosome 9, aBufBuf1.1, whole genome shotgun sequence genomic region:
- the LOC120979852 gene encoding LOW QUALITY PROTEIN: zinc finger BED domain-containing protein 4-like (The sequence of the model RefSeq protein was modified relative to this genomic sequence to represent the inferred CDS: deleted 1 base in 1 codon): MCNTCKINVSMGSATAKTKNTSNLWTHLRINHVELFNNAEKERESSQTPTLLQPKIKDLFQKHTKWQNSNERSQLLDRAITEMMVTDNQPFTMVSDSGFKRLMSIVEPRYTLKNEKFYRTEMLPKIHHKVVQKVKTMLQPEDAGNSLSFTTDCWSGSTESLMSLTCHFIDNGWTKRQLVLNTKVMQGSHTGEYIKEMFLGMLDDWGITKDRVMLVLRDSGANMVKGMKLAEVSDLSCMAHTLQLVVNDGLSSQRAVIDIAYAMLKKCASHFHHSFIAKHRLRCIQSDLGLPQNSLIQAVPTRWNSTLHMLQRMLEQKRALCIYAGEHGGYSCPNADQWEIVANLIQTLLPIEEVTLEVSHNDSSVSSVIPCVRVLKMLLQENEGPTTRGIKTLREVMKESLNKRFLKYEENINVVLACLLDPRFKHHAFSSDNVLSKAKEWLTEDMQKEVDDATETYKFPKRKHMEKRLKHGQIDAMFSVLLGPHVEDSLTIPKICLDDELHLYLKEPVINRKDNPLEWWKENEARFKTLASYARRYLCSPPSSVPSERVFSEVSAIYERNRSRLTGEHAEMLCFLHYNVLLLNWKY; encoded by the exons ATGTGCAACACATGCAAAATCAATGTGAGCATGGGATCTGCAACTGCAAAAACAAAGAATACATCAAATCTTTGGACCCATCTAAGAATTAATCATGTTGAATTATTTAATAACGCAGAAAAAGAAAGGGAATCATCTCAAACACCAACTTTACTCCAGCCAAAAATAAAAGACCTATTTCAGAAACACACAAAGTGGCAAAATTCCAATGAAAGATCCCAACTTCTGGACAGAGCAATCACAGAGATGATGGTTACGGATAACCAGCCATTTACAATGGTGTCTGACTCTGGCTTTAAGCGCTTGATGTCCATAGTTGAGCCAAGGTACACgctgaaaaatgaaaagttttacaGAACGGAAATGCTGCCAAAGATTCATCACAAGGTGGTTCAGAAAGTGAAAACAATGTTACAGCCAGAGGACGCTGGCAATTCACTCTCATTCACTACCGACTGCTGGTCTGGATCAACAGAATCACTAATGAGTCTTACGTGTCACTTCATTGATAATGGATGGACAAAAAGGCAGTTGGTGTTGAACACAAAGGTGATGCAAGGATCCCACACTGGCGAGTACATTAAAGAAATGTTTCTAGGCATGCTTGATGACTGGGGGATAACCAAAGATCGAGTGATGCTTGTGCTTCGAGACAGCGGAGCAAACATGGTGAAAGGAATGAAGCTTGCTGAAGTGTCAGATCTCAGCTGCATGGCACACACCCTGCAACTTGTAGTAAATGATGGTCTGTCAAGCCAGAGAGCTGTGATCGACATA GCATATGCAATGCTAAAGAAGTGCGCAAGTCATTTCCACCATTCATTCATTGCCAAGCACCGACTGAGGTGCATTCAGTCAGACCTTGGCCTGCCCCAAAACAGCCTGATTCAGGCTGTTCCAACACGGTGGAACTCCACACTCCATATGCTACAAAGAATGCTGGAACAGAAGCGAGCTCTTTGCATCTACGCCGGTGAACATGGAGGATATTCCTGCCCTAATGCTGATCAGTGGGAGATTGTAGCAAATCTGATTCAGACCCTCCTCCCAATAGAGGAAGTGACCCTAGAGGTTAGCCATAACGACTCAAGTGTGTCATCCGTCATTCCATGTGTGAGAGTGCTGAAGATGCTTCTTCAAGAGAATGAAGGGCCCACTACACGAGGCATTAAAACGCTTAGGGAGGTCATGAAGGAAAGCCTCAACAAACGTTTTTTGAAGTATGAAGAGAATATAAACGTAGTGTTGGCATGTCTTTTAGATCCTCGATTCAAACATCATGCTTTCTCTTCTGATAATGTATTGAGCAAGGCAAAAGAATGGCTGACAGAAGATATGCAAAAGGAG GTTGATGATGCCACAGAAACATACAAATTCCCAAAAAGGAAACACATGGAAAAAAGGCTTAAACATGGCCAAATTGATGCCATGTTCAGCGTTTTATTGGGGCCTCATGTAGAGGATTCTCTAACTATACCAAAAATCTGCCTTGATGATGAGCTTCATCTTTATTTGAAAGAACCAGTGATCAATAGAAAGGACAATCCACTTGAGTGGTGGAAAGAAAATGAGGCACGCTTTAAAACCCTTGCTTCTTATGCCAGAAGATACCTTTGCTCTCCACCCTCCTCTGTACCTAGTGAGCGTGTTTTTAGTGAAGTCTCAGCAATCTACGAAAGGAACAGAAGCCGTTTAACAGGAGAGCATGCAGAAATGTTGTGCTTTCTGCACTACAATGTACTCCTTCTCAACTGGAAGTATTGA